ATACGCTGTAGGTCATGCCGTGCGAACGCGAAGCCGCGTTGATACGGGTGATCCACAGTGCGCGGAAAACGCGCTTCTTGTTGCGGCGGTCGCGGTATGCGTACTGGCCAGCGCGCATGACGGCTTGCTTGGCAATACGGAATACTTTGCTGCGGCGGCCACGATAGCCTTTGGCAAGCTCAAGAACCTTCTTGTGACGGGCACGTGCAGTAACCCCACGTTTTACTC
This genomic stretch from Massilia sp. 9096 harbors:
- the rplT gene encoding 50S ribosomal protein L20, translating into MPRVKRGVTARARHKKVLELAKGYRGRRSKVFRIAKQAVMRAGQYAYRDRRNKKRVFRALWITRINAASRSHGMTYSVFMNGLKKAAIELDRKVLADMAVNDKPAFAAIVNTVKAQVAAA